One region of Alcanivorax sediminis genomic DNA includes:
- a CDS encoding aspartate-semialdehyde dehydrogenase: MRTINLAVVGATGLVGEAILKLLAERELPLGELYALASDSGAGNRISFASRSLTVTDAAQFDFSKVDVAIFAAGAPASQALVPVAAESGALAVDLSPAYRYDDAVPLIVADVNDELLAQARETNIVACADAATVQLLRALKPINDMAPIQEVVVTQLQAASATGRSGVDQLAQQSVRLLNGMAPSEDAKAQIAFNVLPVSGQVQENGYSSEELKLMLESRRVLAGQQLQVLVTTVRVPVFYGHGQSVTVRAVQPLSAGQAVTLWEGEQDLIVQENDDPQAMSPVAMVEGQPELRISRIREDMEGTGAISYFSVADNVRWGAALNAVKIVEKLLKDYL, from the coding sequence ATGCGTACGATTAATCTGGCGGTTGTCGGGGCGACCGGTCTGGTTGGAGAAGCCATTCTCAAGCTTCTCGCGGAACGTGAATTGCCATTGGGTGAGCTCTATGCACTGGCCTCCGATAGCGGGGCAGGAAACCGCATCAGTTTTGCCAGTCGCTCCCTGACAGTGACGGATGCCGCGCAATTCGATTTCTCCAAAGTGGATGTGGCCATTTTTGCAGCCGGGGCGCCCGCCAGTCAGGCGCTGGTGCCGGTGGCTGCGGAATCCGGTGCCCTGGCGGTGGACCTTTCTCCTGCCTATCGATACGACGATGCGGTACCCCTGATCGTGGCTGACGTGAACGATGAACTGTTGGCCCAGGCGAGAGAAACCAACATCGTTGCCTGTGCTGATGCGGCAACGGTTCAGCTGCTGCGGGCCCTCAAGCCGATCAATGATATGGCTCCGATTCAGGAAGTGGTTGTCACCCAACTCCAGGCTGCCTCTGCCACAGGTCGTAGTGGTGTGGATCAGCTGGCACAGCAAAGCGTCCGTCTTCTCAACGGGATGGCGCCCAGTGAGGATGCGAAAGCACAGATCGCATTCAATGTGTTGCCGGTGAGTGGGCAGGTTCAGGAAAACGGCTATTCCAGCGAGGAGCTGAAGTTAATGCTCGAATCGCGACGAGTGCTGGCTGGCCAGCAGCTGCAGGTGCTGGTGACCACGGTTCGGGTGCCGGTGTTCTATGGCCATGGTCAGAGCGTGACGGTAAGGGCGGTGCAGCCGCTGTCAGCGGGCCAGGCCGTAACCCTGTGGGAGGGCGAGCAAGACCTGATTGTCCAGGAAAATGACGACCCCCAGGCCATGTCCCCCGTGGCCATGGTGGAAGGGCAGCCAGAGCTGCGAATCTCGAGAATCCGTGAAGATATGGAAGGGACGGGCGCGATAAGCTATTTTAGCGTCGCTGACAATGTCCGCTGGGGGGCAGCCCTGAATGCGGTCAAAATAGTCGAGAAGTTGCTAAAAGACTATCTGTAA
- a CDS encoding FimV/HubP family polar landmark protein, protein MLRKLGFGFTALAMMTPAMAVALGVGDYELNSYLNQPLEMEVSLHEVGDLSAEEILVNLAPQSEFDAAGVERSYFLNRLEFSVELTGRDEAILRVTTDQPVREPYLNFLVEFLWPTGRLMREYTVLLDPPSFSDSATTSVPAITRAPAPVTSTEPSYAPEPAPTPAPAPAPAASTEDYSAPATTSMASSGSRDTYTVQASDTMWRVALNTRPSDSVSVQQMLVAIQDMNPDAFIDNNVNLVREGTVLRIPNEQEVRSVSTRSALVEVAEQNRKWRDMLEARGIKTAPQQRAQLDGSREVASSDDADQGPATGQVKLVSPESTDSVSDGDSTGSAKQGSANTAVLENELAIRDENLDRLDRENAELKSRLEDLESQNQTSEQLLQLRNDQITQLQEELRKLREAQGVEAPAEDPLTASAEQMPGQTDDSVEQVVEGEDQQTEAANDLTAEGSLAGEETAEGDADAAQAVTGEVAEEGSVDGAEAGSEMAADTTTEQASDVQPENPVVAKAPEVAKPQPAPAQPAPQPQGGIVELLMENLLYIALGALAILLLVFLLLRRKSKDEEPEDDGSLFDEFDEENQDDFGLHLDGDDDVDQAPFAADESGDAPQDSNLDPMEDVEVYVAYGRYPQAIDFLRNEINKHPERDDLKVRLLELLKETNDDAGFDQQVTAFAGVSATVDQAIARLGGDVPMASGAGDDELSLDDLEMGLSSELDETSIPTMEADSGDDIEEASSGRGNVADELGDFDFDLDGSDELSGDETLLLDEDGDSDEFSLDIDDKPAADNELSDADRQSLSATPVLNLDDVSSATLDDSDTNYGDLDLNDMSAEFTDIGGDSDSSSSSSDELDLSLDDLDLDVDGDDATPAASGDDTLTDLDLELDEAEKSLEASSSSDSLDDITSFELDVAEEETASASTEEASLEDLVSEDELELSLDDDFGGTDITETSDETLDLDGLMGEDSASAAEDATLDLDSVAFEAAAPSSSQEEPAVTSAPAGADLLEDEDDFDFLGETDENATKLDLAKAYIDMGDSEGAKDILNEVISEGNDQQQAEARELMGQVG, encoded by the coding sequence ATGCTGCGAAAACTTGGGTTTGGCTTTACCGCACTGGCGATGATGACGCCTGCCATGGCGGTGGCGCTTGGGGTTGGGGACTACGAACTTAACTCCTACCTGAACCAGCCTCTGGAGATGGAGGTGTCCCTGCACGAAGTGGGTGACCTGTCTGCTGAGGAAATTCTGGTCAATCTGGCTCCGCAGTCAGAATTTGATGCTGCCGGCGTTGAGCGCAGCTATTTCCTGAATCGTCTTGAGTTCTCTGTTGAGCTGACGGGTCGTGACGAAGCCATCTTGCGTGTCACCACCGATCAGCCTGTTCGTGAACCCTACCTGAATTTTCTGGTTGAATTCCTCTGGCCGACCGGCCGTCTGATGCGCGAATACACGGTACTGCTGGACCCGCCCAGCTTTTCCGATAGCGCAACGACTTCCGTGCCTGCCATCACTCGCGCCCCGGCTCCGGTAACGAGTACCGAACCCTCTTACGCTCCGGAACCCGCGCCGACCCCCGCTCCGGCACCGGCTCCTGCTGCAAGCACCGAGGATTACTCTGCACCAGCCACGACCTCGATGGCGAGCAGCGGCTCCCGTGACACCTATACCGTACAGGCTTCTGACACCATGTGGCGTGTAGCCCTGAATACACGGCCATCTGACAGCGTGTCTGTCCAACAGATGCTGGTTGCCATTCAGGACATGAACCCGGATGCCTTTATCGACAATAACGTCAACCTGGTTCGCGAAGGGACTGTTCTGCGCATTCCCAACGAGCAGGAAGTGCGTTCAGTTTCAACCCGAAGCGCACTGGTTGAAGTGGCGGAGCAGAATCGTAAATGGCGTGACATGCTGGAGGCGCGTGGGATCAAGACCGCACCGCAGCAGCGGGCTCAGCTGGATGGTTCCCGTGAAGTTGCCAGCAGCGACGATGCGGACCAGGGGCCGGCGACCGGTCAGGTAAAACTGGTTTCGCCTGAGTCCACCGATAGCGTTTCCGATGGTGATAGCACAGGTTCTGCCAAGCAGGGTTCTGCCAACACTGCGGTGCTGGAAAACGAGCTGGCCATCCGCGACGAAAACCTGGATAGGCTTGATCGTGAAAATGCAGAGCTGAAATCACGTCTGGAAGATCTTGAATCCCAGAACCAGACCAGTGAGCAACTGCTTCAGCTGCGTAACGACCAGATCACTCAGCTGCAGGAAGAACTGCGCAAGCTTCGTGAAGCACAGGGTGTCGAAGCACCCGCAGAGGATCCCCTGACTGCTTCGGCAGAGCAAATGCCTGGCCAAACTGACGACAGCGTAGAACAGGTGGTTGAAGGTGAAGATCAGCAGACTGAAGCCGCCAATGATCTGACGGCGGAAGGTAGCCTTGCTGGTGAGGAGACCGCCGAGGGCGACGCTGATGCTGCACAGGCAGTGACTGGCGAAGTGGCTGAAGAAGGTAGCGTTGATGGTGCCGAAGCTGGTTCCGAGATGGCTGCAGATACCACCACAGAGCAGGCCTCTGACGTCCAGCCTGAGAACCCTGTGGTGGCCAAGGCTCCTGAGGTGGCAAAGCCGCAACCGGCTCCAGCTCAGCCTGCTCCTCAGCCCCAGGGCGGCATTGTCGAGCTGCTGATGGAGAACCTGCTGTACATCGCGCTGGGCGCGCTGGCCATTCTGCTGCTGGTGTTCCTGCTGCTGCGACGCAAGAGCAAGGATGAAGAGCCGGAGGATGATGGCTCTCTGTTTGACGAATTTGATGAAGAGAACCAGGACGATTTCGGTCTTCATCTCGATGGCGACGATGACGTTGATCAGGCACCGTTTGCTGCTGATGAGAGCGGTGACGCTCCCCAGGATAGCAATCTGGATCCCATGGAAGACGTCGAGGTTTACGTTGCCTATGGCCGTTATCCCCAGGCAATTGACTTCCTGCGTAATGAAATCAACAAACATCCTGAGCGTGATGACCTGAAAGTCCGTTTGCTTGAGCTGCTCAAGGAAACCAACGATGACGCCGGCTTTGATCAGCAGGTGACAGCATTTGCTGGCGTTTCTGCGACAGTTGATCAGGCGATCGCGCGTCTGGGCGGCGATGTGCCGATGGCTTCTGGTGCGGGTGATGACGAGTTGTCTCTCGATGATCTGGAAATGGGGCTGTCCTCAGAGCTGGATGAAACCAGCATTCCGACCATGGAGGCCGATAGCGGTGATGATATTGAGGAAGCCTCTAGCGGTCGTGGCAATGTGGCCGACGAGTTGGGCGACTTCGACTTCGATCTGGATGGCTCTGACGAGCTGAGTGGCGATGAGACGCTGCTGCTGGACGAAGACGGCGACAGCGATGAATTCTCTCTGGATATCGATGACAAGCCTGCCGCAGATAATGAACTGTCTGACGCGGACCGTCAGTCCCTGAGTGCTACTCCAGTTCTGAACCTGGATGATGTAAGCAGTGCCACTCTCGATGATTCCGACACCAATTATGGTGATCTGGATCTGAATGACATGAGCGCCGAGTTCACTGATATCGGTGGCGACTCTGACTCCTCCTCCTCTTCTTCTGATGAACTTGATCTGTCACTGGACGATCTGGATCTTGATGTCGACGGGGATGATGCAACTCCAGCTGCATCAGGTGATGACACCTTGACTGACCTGGATCTTGAGCTGGACGAAGCAGAGAAGTCACTGGAAGCCTCTTCCAGCAGCGACTCGCTCGACGATATCACTTCCTTTGAACTGGATGTGGCAGAAGAAGAGACCGCCTCGGCGAGCACTGAGGAGGCTTCACTGGAAGATCTGGTTTCAGAGGATGAGCTTGAGTTGTCGCTGGACGACGACTTCGGTGGTACAGATATTACCGAAACCAGTGATGAAACCCTCGACCTTGATGGTTTAATGGGGGAGGACAGTGCAAGTGCAGCCGAAGATGCTACGCTTGACCTTGATAGTGTGGCGTTTGAGGCTGCTGCACCCTCATCATCCCAGGAAGAACCGGCTGTCACATCTGCGCCTGCTGGTGCAGACTTGCTGGAAGACGAAGATGATTTCGATTTCCTCGGAGAAACGGATGAGAATGCCACCAAGCTTGATCTGGCCAAGGCCTACATCGACATGGGTGACTCTGAAGGAGCCAAGGATATCCTTAACGAAGTGATCTCCGAAGGTAACGATCAGCAGCAGGCCGAAGCTCGCGAGCTGATGGGCCAGGTCGGCTGA
- the truA gene encoding tRNA pseudouridine(38-40) synthase TruA, translated as MARIALGIEYDGTEFRGWQTQQPGVRTVQECLEGALSKVANHPVAVVCAGRTDAGVHGTGQVVHFDSEAEREMKSWIMGGNTNLPYDITIRWATPVSDEFHARFSAVSRRYRYVIYNHARPPALYRNQVTWNHRPLNVDAMRSAAAMLEGSHDFTSYRSVHCQAKSADKTLHSLKVFEHGKVIVIEAHANAFLMHMVRNMAGVLMTIGAGKRPPEWAAQVLEAKDRRAGAATAHPYGLYLVEIEYPEAFCLPREPLGPLWLPDRLDESNAP; from the coding sequence ATGGCAAGAATTGCCCTTGGCATAGAGTACGACGGCACCGAGTTTCGCGGCTGGCAGACCCAGCAGCCTGGGGTTCGCACGGTTCAAGAGTGCCTCGAAGGGGCGCTGTCCAAAGTGGCCAACCATCCTGTGGCGGTGGTTTGTGCTGGCCGGACAGATGCAGGTGTCCATGGCACCGGCCAGGTCGTCCACTTTGATTCAGAAGCCGAACGGGAAATGAAAAGCTGGATCATGGGGGGAAACACCAATCTGCCCTATGACATTACCATTCGCTGGGCCACCCCGGTCAGTGATGAGTTTCACGCGCGCTTCTCCGCTGTCAGCCGCCGTTATCGCTATGTGATCTACAATCACGCAAGACCTCCTGCGCTGTATCGCAACCAGGTGACATGGAATCATAGGCCATTGAATGTGGACGCCATGCGATCAGCTGCAGCTATGTTGGAAGGAAGTCACGACTTCACTTCCTACCGAAGCGTTCACTGCCAGGCCAAGTCGGCAGACAAGACATTGCACAGCCTCAAGGTGTTCGAGCATGGCAAGGTGATTGTGATAGAGGCACACGCTAACGCCTTCTTGATGCATATGGTGCGTAATATGGCGGGTGTGCTAATGACCATTGGAGCCGGAAAGCGGCCTCCCGAGTGGGCGGCACAAGTGCTGGAGGCAAAAGATCGCAGGGCAGGGGCTGCTACCGCTCATCCCTACGGGTTGTATCTTGTTGAAATTGAATACCCTGAAGCGTTTTGTCTCCCCCGGGAGCCTCTCGGCCCTTTGTGGCTGCCTGACCGTCTCGACGAAAGCAATGCGCCATAA
- a CDS encoding phosphoribosylanthranilate isomerase, with amino-acid sequence MNRQQTLMTIPRVKICGITRVDDALAAARAGADAIGLVFYSRSPRAVSHKVAAEICASLPPFVTTVGLFVNASRAEIADVLKCVPLDLLQFHGDESPEDCEGHGRPWIKAVRMKAGVDLQRCANEYHRAAGLLVDSYVPGVPGGTGETFNWDRLPHSLSLPLVLAGGLHPGNVADAVTQVRPWAVDVSGGVELDTVQGRQGGIKDASKIRAFINSVKKRGVAGV; translated from the coding sequence ATGAACCGTCAACAGACCCTTATGACCATCCCGCGGGTTAAAATTTGCGGTATCACCCGTGTTGATGATGCGTTGGCCGCTGCGCGTGCAGGGGCAGATGCAATTGGTCTGGTTTTCTATTCACGTAGCCCTCGCGCGGTGAGCCACAAGGTAGCTGCCGAAATTTGTGCCAGTCTGCCGCCCTTTGTGACTACGGTGGGATTGTTCGTGAACGCCAGCCGTGCAGAGATTGCTGATGTCCTGAAGTGCGTACCGCTGGATCTGCTGCAGTTTCATGGGGATGAAAGTCCTGAAGATTGTGAAGGTCACGGCCGCCCCTGGATCAAGGCAGTGCGTATGAAAGCGGGCGTTGATTTGCAGCGGTGTGCGAACGAGTATCACCGCGCCGCGGGTTTGCTGGTAGACAGTTATGTGCCGGGCGTACCCGGTGGGACTGGAGAAACATTTAACTGGGACAGATTGCCTCATAGCCTGTCCCTCCCGCTGGTGCTGGCAGGTGGCCTTCACCCGGGGAACGTGGCCGATGCCGTGACACAGGTTCGGCCCTGGGCTGTGGATGTTAGTGGTGGTGTTGAACTGGATACCGTTCAGGGCCGCCAGGGGGGGATCAAGGATGCCTCCAAAATCCGCGCCTTTATCAACAGTGTCAAAAAACGAGGAGTAGCTGGTGTCTGA
- the trpB gene encoding tryptophan synthase subunit beta codes for MSERPDFSAFPDARGHFGPYGGCFVSETLMGALDELKAMYERLKDDPQFRADFDYDLAHYVGRPSPLYLAERWSKQLGGAKIWLKREDLNHTGAHKVNNTIGQALLAKHMGKPRVIAETGAGQHGVATATVAARLGLKCQVYMGAEDVERQKLNVYRMKLLGAEVIPVTSGSKTLKDAMNEAMRDWVTNVDDTFYIIGTVAGPHPYPQLVRDFQCIIGREAREQSLKQAGQLPDALVACVGGGSNAIGLFHPFLNDESVAMYGVEAAGDGIETGRHAAPLSAGRPGVLHGNRTYLMEDDDGQIIETHSVSAGLDYPGVGPEHAWLKDVGRVQYVGANDTEALAAFRELTQVEGIMPALESAHALAYTRKLAQTMSPEQNIVVNLSGRGDKDILTVAAIDGIEF; via the coding sequence GTGTCTGAACGCCCTGATTTTTCTGCTTTTCCTGACGCACGTGGTCATTTTGGCCCTTATGGTGGCTGCTTTGTCTCCGAGACCCTGATGGGCGCTCTGGACGAACTGAAGGCCATGTATGAGCGTCTCAAGGATGATCCGCAGTTCCGTGCGGATTTCGACTATGATCTGGCCCATTACGTGGGTCGTCCGTCTCCCCTGTATCTGGCGGAGCGATGGTCCAAGCAGCTTGGCGGCGCCAAGATCTGGCTCAAGCGTGAAGATCTCAACCATACCGGTGCCCACAAGGTGAACAACACCATCGGGCAGGCGCTGCTGGCCAAACACATGGGCAAACCCCGTGTGATTGCGGAGACCGGGGCGGGGCAGCACGGTGTTGCCACGGCTACTGTTGCCGCGCGCCTTGGCTTGAAGTGCCAGGTGTACATGGGGGCAGAAGACGTTGAACGGCAGAAGCTCAATGTCTACCGCATGAAGTTGCTCGGGGCTGAGGTGATTCCGGTCACCTCGGGCTCGAAAACCCTGAAAGACGCCATGAACGAAGCCATGCGCGACTGGGTGACCAATGTGGACGATACCTTCTACATCATCGGAACCGTGGCTGGCCCCCATCCGTATCCGCAGCTGGTGCGTGACTTCCAGTGCATTATTGGTCGTGAGGCCCGTGAGCAGAGCTTGAAGCAGGCAGGGCAGTTGCCAGATGCGCTGGTGGCCTGTGTGGGTGGCGGTTCCAACGCTATCGGCCTGTTTCATCCGTTCCTCAACGACGAATCCGTGGCTATGTATGGCGTGGAAGCGGCCGGCGATGGCATCGAGACGGGTCGTCACGCAGCGCCGCTGTCTGCCGGTCGGCCTGGCGTGTTGCATGGTAACCGTACCTACCTGATGGAGGATGATGACGGGCAGATCATCGAAACCCATTCGGTGTCTGCCGGGCTGGATTACCCTGGTGTGGGCCCCGAGCACGCCTGGCTTAAAGATGTCGGGCGCGTTCAGTACGTTGGCGCCAATGATACCGAAGCCCTGGCGGCTTTCCGCGAGCTGACTCAGGTCGAGGGGATCATGCCGGCACTGGAATCTGCACATGCTCTGGCTTACACCCGCAAGCTTGCCCAGACCATGAGCCCGGAACAGAACATTGTTGTGAATCTGTCTGGCCGGGGTGACAAGGATATTCTGACCGTCGCCGCCATTGACGGCATCGAGTTTTAA
- the trpA gene encoding tryptophan synthase subunit alpha, whose amino-acid sequence MRRIERCFERLSGQNRKALIPFVTAGDPQKDVTVPLMHAMVESGADIIELGVPFSDPMADGPVIQQACERSLAHGTSTRDVLSMVASFRETNSDTPVVLMGYLNPVEVMGYEAFAKAASEAGVDGVLLVDLPPEEALEVKPVMDAAGLDLIFLVAPTTSDARIKLIGEAGSGYLYYVSLKGVTGSASLNVEEVAGRVETIRNLAKLPIGVGFGIKDAESAQAVSRVADGVVVGSALVNQVDKHQNDPAAINQAISDILSAMRTAMDT is encoded by the coding sequence ATGCGTCGTATCGAACGTTGTTTTGAGCGTCTGTCTGGTCAGAATCGCAAGGCGCTGATTCCCTTCGTTACCGCTGGGGATCCGCAGAAGGATGTCACTGTACCGCTGATGCATGCCATGGTTGAGTCCGGGGCAGACATCATTGAGCTTGGGGTGCCGTTTTCTGACCCCATGGCGGACGGTCCGGTCATCCAGCAGGCCTGTGAGCGCTCCCTCGCTCATGGTACCTCTACCCGTGATGTGCTTAGCATGGTCGCCAGCTTCCGGGAAACCAACAGTGATACCCCGGTGGTGCTGATGGGCTATCTCAACCCGGTTGAAGTGATGGGGTACGAGGCCTTTGCCAAGGCTGCTTCCGAAGCGGGTGTGGACGGCGTTTTGCTGGTGGACCTGCCCCCTGAAGAAGCGCTGGAAGTCAAACCAGTGATGGATGCTGCAGGCCTGGACCTGATCTTCCTGGTCGCTCCCACTACCTCGGATGCCCGCATCAAGCTGATCGGTGAGGCCGGTTCCGGTTACCTCTACTACGTGTCCCTGAAGGGGGTTACCGGCTCGGCATCGCTGAATGTTGAGGAAGTGGCGGGGCGTGTTGAAACAATTCGCAATCTTGCCAAATTGCCCATTGGCGTTGGCTTTGGTATCAAAGACGCTGAATCTGCACAGGCGGTGAGTCGAGTGGCAGATGGCGTCGTGGTTGGTAGTGCTTTGGTGAATCAGGTCGACAAGCACCAGAACGATCCCGCTGCTATCAATCAGGCCATCAGCGACATTCTGTCCGCCATGCGCACCGCCATGGACACGTAA
- the accD gene encoding acetyl-CoA carboxylase, carboxyltransferase subunit beta — MSSSNWLEKILPAVRRPQETRKTNIPEGLWRKCPRCDGVMYKPELDRNLDVCPKCDHHMRIGARKRLKMFLDEGSLTEIGANLAPVDRLKFKDSKKYKDRLVAAQKATEEHDALIAMKGKLKGEAVVAVAFEFNFMGGSMGSVVGERFVRAVNVCLEHELPLICFAASGGARMQEALFSLMQMAKTSAALEKMRQAGLPFISVLTDPVYGGVSASLAMLGDINVAEPNALIGFAGPRVIEQTVRQKLPEGFQRSEFLLEHGAIDMIVSRHDMRDTLHRVLANMLSWPLEVNEQD; from the coding sequence ATGAGCAGCAGCAACTGGTTGGAGAAAATCCTACCCGCCGTAAGGCGACCCCAGGAAACCCGCAAGACCAATATTCCTGAGGGTCTGTGGCGCAAGTGTCCGCGTTGTGACGGGGTCATGTACAAGCCGGAGCTGGATCGAAACCTGGATGTCTGCCCCAAGTGTGATCACCACATGCGTATTGGTGCCCGCAAGCGTCTGAAAATGTTTCTGGATGAGGGTTCCCTGACAGAGATCGGCGCCAACCTGGCACCAGTGGACCGTCTCAAGTTCAAGGACTCCAAGAAGTATAAGGACCGTCTGGTTGCGGCTCAGAAGGCCACGGAAGAACACGATGCCCTGATCGCCATGAAGGGCAAGCTCAAGGGTGAAGCCGTGGTCGCAGTTGCCTTTGAATTCAATTTCATGGGCGGCTCCATGGGGTCTGTGGTGGGTGAGCGTTTTGTGCGTGCCGTTAATGTGTGCCTTGAGCACGAGCTGCCGTTGATCTGTTTTGCCGCCAGTGGCGGCGCACGGATGCAGGAAGCGCTGTTCTCCCTGATGCAGATGGCGAAAACCTCTGCGGCGCTGGAAAAGATGCGCCAGGCAGGGTTACCGTTCATTTCGGTGCTCACGGATCCGGTGTATGGCGGTGTGTCTGCTTCCCTGGCCATGCTGGGGGACATTAACGTTGCCGAACCGAACGCCTTGATCGGGTTTGCCGGTCCACGGGTGATTGAGCAGACGGTTCGCCAGAAGTTGCCGGAAGGCTTCCAGCGCAGCGAGTTTCTGCTTGAGCATGGGGCCATCGACATGATCGTGAGTCGCCATGACATGCGCGATACCCTGCACCGTGTGCTTGCCAACATGCTGTCCTGGCCACTGGAAGTGAATGAGCAAGACTGA
- a CDS encoding bifunctional folylpolyglutamate synthase/dihydrofolate synthase: MSKTDHAAALAAWLTRIEAMHPAEIEMGLGRLRVVADKLGVSTLPMPVITVAGTNGKGSTLRLMSGLARHSGRRVCIYTSPHLIHFNERIMLPDGLASDGQLCEAFDQVDRARGNTPLTYFEFTTLAALWLFAGCDADLALLEVGLGGRLDAVNLVDPDVAVVTSVGLDHQDWLGDTREAICAEKCGIGRSGRPLVFGEQDWPENLEQLVERMGAVPVLAGREFVAEPGQGGLRFVDGTVAECPEKVVLGADNLATACQALMLANVPVTQAAVNEVSGLALMGRCEYRHINGVDCWFDVGHNLAAVSRFHSLLPGCMGHRHLVFGMMADKPIAEVAGQFADGDVSWYLCAPDMPRAAAVDQLVAALPSQSVSSVHGSVSDALSCALAAANPGDQVVVFGSFYTVAEAWLAVEDGQSE, translated from the coding sequence ATGAGCAAGACTGATCACGCGGCAGCGCTTGCCGCCTGGCTAACCCGTATAGAAGCCATGCATCCGGCCGAGATCGAAATGGGTCTCGGCCGGTTGCGTGTTGTGGCCGACAAACTGGGGGTCAGCACCTTGCCCATGCCCGTGATCACGGTGGCGGGCACTAATGGTAAGGGCTCAACCTTGCGCTTGATGTCAGGCCTGGCAAGGCATTCAGGTCGCCGAGTCTGCATTTACACTTCCCCCCACTTGATCCACTTCAATGAGCGCATCATGCTGCCAGATGGGCTGGCCAGTGACGGCCAGCTCTGCGAAGCCTTCGATCAGGTCGACAGGGCACGCGGAAATACCCCGTTGACGTACTTCGAGTTCACCACCCTGGCCGCACTGTGGCTATTCGCCGGTTGTGACGCCGATCTTGCCTTGCTGGAAGTCGGACTGGGTGGACGCCTTGATGCGGTCAATCTGGTTGACCCTGACGTGGCAGTGGTCACCTCAGTTGGTCTCGATCATCAGGACTGGCTGGGTGACACTCGCGAAGCCATTTGTGCCGAGAAGTGCGGGATAGGCCGTTCGGGCAGACCGCTGGTATTCGGTGAGCAGGATTGGCCAGAGAACCTCGAGCAGCTGGTTGAGCGCATGGGGGCAGTTCCGGTGCTTGCTGGCAGGGAATTTGTTGCCGAGCCGGGACAGGGTGGCTTGCGTTTTGTCGATGGCACCGTGGCAGAGTGCCCTGAAAAGGTGGTCCTGGGTGCTGATAATCTGGCGACAGCCTGTCAGGCCCTGATGCTTGCCAATGTGCCGGTCACGCAGGCAGCAGTGAATGAAGTCAGCGGATTGGCGCTGATGGGGCGATGTGAATATCGCCATATTAACGGTGTCGATTGCTGGTTTGATGTGGGGCACAACCTGGCGGCGGTATCACGGTTTCATTCGCTGCTGCCGGGCTGTATGGGTCACAGGCACCTGGTTTTCGGCATGATGGCGGACAAACCGATAGCGGAGGTGGCAGGCCAGTTTGCCGATGGGGATGTCAGCTGGTATCTGTGTGCGCCGGATATGCCGAGGGCGGCAGCAGTAGACCAGCTGGTAGCGGCCCTACCTTCTCAATCAGTCTCTTCGGTTCATGGTTCCGTGTCTGATGCCCTGTCCTGTGCGCTGGCCGCTGCCAATCCCGGTGATCAGGTGGTAGTCTTCGGATCGTTCTATACGGTTGCTGAGGCCTGGTTGGCTGTGGAGGATGGGCAGAGTGAATAA
- a CDS encoding SPOR domain-containing protein has protein sequence MGRVNKQTRQRIIGVVLLLILAAVLSPLVFRSPAQIRAALDMDIPSPPDYQAVVIDPVVSEDVERAAEERIKSDREAVVAAAEQPESTPEMVAPEEKAPVLETLTTPPPPTITAKDDPVLAGFVVQVGSFSQQDGAAGLVARLKDAGFRAYMETDSQNGKLLHRVMVGPEIRKQDAERTRQRLANDSRFKLDGLVRIYAP, from the coding sequence ATGGGCAGAGTGAATAAACAGACACGACAGCGCATTATCGGTGTGGTGTTACTGCTGATACTTGCGGCAGTCTTGTCCCCGCTGGTGTTCCGTTCCCCGGCCCAGATCCGCGCAGCTCTGGACATGGATATTCCCTCGCCACCTGACTATCAGGCCGTGGTTATCGATCCTGTGGTTTCTGAAGACGTGGAGCGGGCCGCTGAGGAGCGTATCAAAAGTGATCGTGAGGCAGTGGTAGCCGCGGCAGAGCAACCCGAAAGTACGCCTGAGATGGTTGCGCCAGAGGAAAAAGCTCCGGTGCTGGAGACACTGACCACGCCACCGCCGCCGACAATCACTGCCAAGGACGATCCAGTGTTGGCGGGTTTTGTTGTTCAGGTGGGTAGTTTCAGCCAGCAGGATGGCGCCGCCGGTCTGGTTGCCCGCCTGAAGGACGCCGGCTTTCGGGCATATATGGAAACCGACAGCCAGAACGGTAAGCTTCTTCACCGGGTTATGGTGGGCCCGGAAATTCGCAAGCAGGATGCGGAGCGTACCCGTCAGCGACTCGCGAACGATTCCCGTTTCAAGCTTGATGGACTGGTCCGGATCTACGCTCCCTGA